A stretch of Mucilaginibacter terrae DNA encodes these proteins:
- a CDS encoding glutathione peroxidase, which yields MKILALVLAMLFVAPSSVYDFKLKNIDGKNFDLKKYKGKKLLIVNTASKCGYTPQYAELQKLADQYKDKLVIVGFPANNFNGQEPGSNTDIKEFCEKNFGVTFPLSEKVSVKGLDIAPIFQYLTTQENPDFTGDIKWNFEKFLIDENGKLVHRYRSNVKPLSTEITSQL from the coding sequence ATGAAAATATTAGCATTAGTGCTGGCCATGCTGTTTGTAGCGCCCAGCTCGGTTTATGATTTTAAACTGAAAAACATCGACGGTAAAAACTTCGACCTAAAAAAGTACAAAGGCAAGAAGTTACTTATTGTTAACACCGCCTCAAAATGTGGTTATACCCCGCAATATGCCGAACTGCAAAAACTGGCCGATCAGTACAAAGACAAGTTAGTGATTGTTGGTTTCCCCGCAAATAACTTTAACGGGCAGGAACCGGGCTCAAATACCGACATTAAAGAGTTTTGCGAAAAAAACTTTGGCGTAACTTTTCCGCTAAGCGAAAAAGTTAGCGTAAAAGGTTTGGATATTGCACCAATATTTCAGTATCTTACTACACAGGAAAACCCTGATTTTACCGGCGATATTAAATGGAATTTTGAGAAATTCCTGATTGACGAAAACGGAAAATTAGTTCACCGTTATCGTTCAAATGTAAAGCCGCTATCAACAGAAATAACCAGCCAGTTATAA
- the ybeY gene encoding rRNA maturation RNase YbeY, whose translation MASINFFTEDTGYKLKDKLPLKRWIKETIKAEGYKLDELNYILCSDAYLLQINQQYLNHDTYTDIVTFDNSEKEGTITGDIFVSVERTQENAAKYNVSPEQELHRVIIHGALHLLGYLDKKPADKQQMTAKEDEYLALKSF comes from the coding sequence ATGGCATCTATCAATTTTTTTACCGAAGATACAGGCTATAAGCTAAAAGATAAATTGCCGCTTAAACGCTGGATTAAAGAAACCATTAAGGCCGAAGGCTATAAGCTTGACGAGCTGAATTATATTTTATGCTCAGATGCATACCTGCTGCAAATAAACCAGCAGTATTTAAACCATGATACATATACCGATATTGTAACCTTTGATAACTCAGAAAAAGAAGGCACTATAACCGGTGATATTTTTGTTTCGGTTGAGCGCACGCAGGAAAACGCTGCTAAATACAATGTATCTCCTGAACAAGAACTGCACCGCGTAATTATACACGGCGCGTTGCATCTGCTGGGCTATCTTGATAAAAAACCTGCTGATAAGCAGCAAATGACTGCAAAAGAAGATGAATACCTCGCTCTAAAATCTTTTTGA
- a CDS encoding DUF1493 family protein produces MEIPQYKAISFAQLRQAHQKVKHFLEDESFDQVTSLQTKIGDGLGLAGDDVEDLLVKFVQDNKLNWGSFRFDEHFHSEGELFSSSLAMGNLTRFIINLPIMLFNLITFNRSAISTLAYLEIDREVTDLTFRQMLTWYIEKDFTGIDSIRYKLKIAA; encoded by the coding sequence ATGGAAATACCTCAATACAAAGCCATCTCATTTGCGCAACTTCGCCAGGCCCATCAAAAGGTAAAACACTTTTTGGAGGACGAAAGCTTTGACCAAGTGACTTCATTGCAAACCAAAATAGGCGATGGTTTAGGTTTAGCCGGAGATGATGTAGAAGACTTATTGGTAAAGTTTGTACAGGATAATAAACTTAACTGGGGCAGTTTCCGGTTCGATGAGCACTTTCATTCAGAGGGAGAATTGTTTTCATCGAGTTTGGCGATGGGCAATTTAACCCGTTTCATTATCAACCTTCCCATCATGCTCTTCAATTTAATTACATTCAACCGCTCAGCAATCTCAACATTAGCCTATTTAGAGATTGACAGGGAGGTAACCGATCTTACTTTCAGACAAATGCTTACCTGGTACATCGAAAAAGATTTTACTGGTATTGACAGCATCAGGTATA
- a CDS encoding ATP-binding protein translates to MQNSIPTDGVQTGELFTLQLPSAYESVNLLENLIEEIADKFNVAEDTFANMMTCLNEAAINAIVHGNKLDPNKKVIINADVDGKRAIWTITDEGEGFDFNHLPDPTAEENLEKLTGRGVFILKHLADQCIFNAKGNEVELHFKL, encoded by the coding sequence ATGCAAAATAGTATTCCAACAGACGGTGTTCAAACAGGGGAGCTGTTTACACTTCAACTTCCGTCGGCGTATGAGAGCGTTAACCTGCTCGAAAACCTGATTGAAGAGATTGCGGATAAATTTAATGTTGCCGAAGATACTTTTGCCAATATGATGACCTGCCTTAACGAAGCGGCCATTAATGCTATTGTACATGGCAACAAGCTCGACCCGAACAAAAAAGTAATTATTAATGCCGATGTTGATGGTAAACGTGCCATTTGGACCATTACCGATGAAGGAGAAGGCTTTGATTTTAACCATCTACCCGACCCAACTGCCGAAGAAAACCTGGAGAAATTAACCGGCCGTGGCGTATTTATTTTAAAACACCTGGCAGACCAATGCATTTTTAATGCAAAAGGCAACGAGGTAGAGCTGCACTTTAAACTTTAA